The Pyrus communis chromosome 9, drPyrComm1.1, whole genome shotgun sequence genome has a segment encoding these proteins:
- the LOC137744051 gene encoding probable LRR receptor-like serine/threonine-protein kinase At3g47570 has protein sequence MEHARTTGGRLSLVKLFHAFIFLCMSTRMGSAALSSTSLGNETDRMALLNFKKSITQDPLHVMNSWNESVHFCGWVGVTCNHYTKRVFMLNLQDQKLTGSLPPSIGNLSYLTRINLGSNNFRGEIPEEIGRLQSLHFLNLSHNSFGGKIPTNLSQCTQLKTIEFSYNEVTGSIPNQLSSLLKLNHMQLFNNNLTGTVPVWVGNFSSLHHFDLSYNNLRGSIPNELGRLTRLRKLAFVGSNLSGIIPTSIYNISSIYLICVAQNQLHGELPPNIGITLPNLKKFVGGKNKFTGNIPASLSNASRLQLFDVAKNDFTGTVPALGSLQSLVWLNLYSNRLGSGKAGDLNFLKFLANCTSLELLILADNQFGGELPVSISNLSTTLGNLYLGYNLIHGSISLGIGNLVNLVFMGMEANYLSGSLPEEIGRLQKLEKLFLGGNNLSGPIPSSLGNLTSLIGLHLDDDRFAGNIPASLGDCQQLLELDLSGNNLIGTIPKDIFGLSSLSIALRMYDNHLTGSLPSEVGHLVNLVELDLSGNNLSAEIPTTLGSCIMLVRLYLGGNEFQGIIPQSLKSLRSLEDMVLSHNNLSGQIPEFLSKFRFLRHLNLSYNNFDGKIPEEGIFLNATGLSIFGNPKLCGGNSKLHLPACPNIKPHSSRGLLARHVVIPVACALAFIIAMSCFIVACSMLKKRGGIHAASRSYKDWKSGVSYSELVESTNGFSRENLIGSGSFGSVYKGVVPIDGTLVAVKVLNLQQQGASKSFMDECKALRSIRHRNLLKIITACSSIDNQGQDFKSLVFEYMVNGSLDVWLHPRDDEQYQSKRLSLIQRLNIAIDVASALDYIHHRCGTSIVHCDIKPSNLLLDDDMVVHVGDFGLARFLLEASDDPSQSQTLSTGLKGSIGYIPPEYGMGGQVSIFGDIYSFGILLLEIFIGRKPTDDIFKDGPSIHQFATMAMPDHAMDIVDPSLLVECEDAHGDRIPVQAKRLEECSVSVMQIGLSCSEIPPSERMLMDVVVNRLKKIRESYLNLRGRG, from the exons ATGGAGCATGCACGTACTACTGGAGGCAGGCTGAGTTTGGTTAAACTCTTTCATGCCTTCATTTTTCTATGCATGAGCACGCGTATGGGATCTGCAGCACTCTCCAGCACTAGTCTTGGAAATGAAACCGATCGCATGGCGCTACTCAACTTCAAGAAAAGCATCACTCAAGATCCTCTCCATGTCATGAACTCATGGAATGAATCCGTCCATTTCTGCGGTTGGGTAGGTGTTACATGCAACCATTACACCAAAAGAGTCTTCATGTTGAACCTGCAAGATCAGAAATTGACAGGCTCTTTACCTCCTTCTATAGGAAATCTTTCCTATCTTACTAGAATCAATCTAGGAAGCAACAACTTTCGGGGTGAAATTCCTGAAGAAATTGGTCGTCTGCAAAGCTTGCACTTTCTCAACTTGTCTCACAATTCCTTCGGCGGGAAAATTCCAACCAATTTATCCCAATGTACACAACTAAAGACAATTGAGTTTAGTTACAATGAGGTTACTGGGTCAATTCCAAACCAACTCAGTTCCTTGTTGAAATTAAATCATATGCAGCTTTTTAATAACAATCTCACAGGAACCGTCCCGGTTTGGGTAGGAAACTTTTCTTCCCTGCATCATTTTGATCTTAGCTATAACAATCTTCGAGGAAGCATACCCAATGAGCTCGGGCGGCTAACAAGGTTGCGAAAACTCGCATTTGTAGGAAGCAATCTCTCTGGTATAATCCCTACTTCAATCTATAATATTTCTTCCATATACTTAATTTGTGTTGCTCAAAACCAACTGCATGGAGAGCTACCGCCAAATATTGGCATTACTCTTCCTAATCTCAAAAAATTTGTCGGTGGCAAAAACAAATTCACAGGAAATATTCCTGCATCATTGTCAAATGCTTCTAGATTGCAACTTTTTGACGTTGCTAAAAATGATTTTACTGGAACAGTCCCTGCTCTTGGATCCTTACAAAGCTTAGTTTGGCTAAACCTTTATAGCAATAGACTGGGAAGTGGGAAAGCTGGCGAtcttaattttctcaaattcttgGCTAATTGTACTAGTCTTGAGTTGTTGATTCTTGCCGACAATCAATTTGGAGGAGAATTGCCTGTGTCCATTTCCAACCTTTCTACCACACTAGGAAATCTTTATCTGGGTTATAATTTGATACATGGAAGCATCTCTTTGGGCATTGGAAATCTTGTAAACTTGGTCTTTATGGGAATGGAAGCTAACTATTTAAGTGGTAGTCTCCCTGAAGAAATTGGGAGGCTTCAGAAGttggaaaaattatttttgggcGGCAATAATCTTTCTGGGCCAATCCCTTCGTCCCTTGGTAACTTGACTTCATTGATAGGACTCCATCTAGATGATGATAGATTTGCAGGAAATATACCAGCAAGTCTAGGAGACTGCCAACAGTTACTAGAGCTTGACCTTTCTGGTAACAATCTAATAGGCACCATACCTAAAGATATTTTTGGGCTTTCATCCCTTTCAATTGCTTTGAGAATGTATGACAATCATTTAACTGGTTCATTGCCGTCAGAAGTTGGCCATTTGGTAAATCTGGTAGAGCTAGATTTATCAGGAAACAATTTATCAGCTGAAATTCCCACAACCCTCGGCAGTTGTATTATGTTGGTGCGTTTGTATTTGGGAGGTAATGAGTTTCAAGGAATAATTCCTCAATCTCTTAAAAGTTTAAGAAGCCTAGAAGATATGGTTCTTTCGCACAATAACTTATCTGGGCAGATTCCTGAATTTCTAAGCAAGTTTAGATTTCTTAGGCATCTCAACCTTTCATATAACAATTTTGATGGCAAAATTCCTGAAGAAGGAATCTTTTTAAATGCAACTGGCCTCTCAATTTTCGGAAATCCTAAGCTCTGTGGTGGCAACTCGAAGTTACATTTACCTGCATGCCCCAACATAAAGCCTCATTCATCTCGAGGCCTACTTGCCCGACATGTAGTCATCCCTGTAGCTTGTGCACTTGCCTTCATAATTGCTATGTCTTGCTTCATTGTTGCATGCTCTATGCTTAAAAAGCGAGGAGGTATACATGCAGCTTCACGTTCTTATAAGGATTGGAAATCAGGTGTTTCTTACTCAGAACTTGTTGAATCAACTAACGGGTTCTCTAGGGAAAATCTGATTGGTTCAGGAAGTTTTGGTTCTGTTTACAAAGGAGTAGTCCCCATTGATGGAACTCTTGTTGCAGTGAAGGTATTAAACCTTCAACAACAAGGAGCATCCAAGagttttatggatgaatgcaAAGCTTTGAGAAGCATAAGGCACCGTAATCTTCTCAAGATCATAACTGCATGCTCAAGCATTGACAATCAGGGTCAAGATTTCAAAAGTCTAGTTTTTGAGTACATGGTGAATGGAAGTCTAGATGTTTGGCTGCATCCCAGAGATGATGAGCAATATCAAAGCAAGAGATTGAGCCTTATCCAAAGACTCAATATTGCAATTGACGTTGCTTCTGCATTGGATTATATCCACCACCGTTGCGGAACTTCAATTGTTCATTGTGATATAAAGCCAAGTAATCTTCTTCTTGACGATGATATGGTGGTTCACGTTGGTGACTTTGGTTTAGCAAGGTTCCTCTTGGAGGCGTCTGATGATCCCTCTCAAAGTCAAACCCTGTCAACCGGGTTAAAAGGTTCAATAGGCTACATTCCTCCAG AGTATGGCATGGGAGGCCAAGTTTCCATCTTTGGAGATATTTACAGCTTTGGAATATTGTTGCTAGAAATATTCATAGGAAGAAAACCTACAGATGACATCTTCAAAGATGGTCCAAGCATTCACCAGTTCGCGACCATGGCAATGCCTGACCATGCCATGGACATAGTTGACCCTTCATTGCTGGTTGAATGTGAAGATGCACATGGTGATCGAATCCCAGTTCAGGCAAAAAGGTTGGAGGAATGCTCAGTTTCAGTGATGCAAATTGGACTCTCATGCTCTGAGATACCACCGTCAGAGCGGATGCTTATGGATGTTGTTGTCAACAGATTGAAGAAAATTAGAGAATCATATCTCAATTTAAGAGGTAGAGGCTAG